From one Mytilus galloprovincialis chromosome 13, xbMytGall1.hap1.1, whole genome shotgun sequence genomic stretch:
- the LOC143057958 gene encoding cytochrome P450 3A41-like yields MDILGFVTVPGWVLTIIIISITLYLYSLWHHNLWRRNGVPGPRPTPFLGVLPLIKKHGLAKADLELVTKYGSVVGVYNGLLPVLLVTDPVMIKEIFIKEFSNFTNRPIPFKMDKETASGVGTAFDNHWKFLRSTLSPTFSSGKQKLMVPKIHRCCTDLVENIQQQREQGHVDMKEVCGAYTMDVIASTAFGIDVNSQKDPNNQFVKHAKEAALGQIFKFKFLLIMLFPFLKNLVSVQLSSKAVNDFFKNVVDSAIELRKKGQEVYNDFLQLMLNARHDGTQSDYFTKGDVQEFKNRGLNNIELKENAVTFFIAGYDTTANTLSFACYCLATNQDVQGKCIDEIENVLQGGTPQMEDLVKLEYLDRFFNEVLRLYGAASRFHRAAREGMTVCGVHIPKGVNVGVPVYALHRNPKYWPDPERFDPDRFTDENKAKRPEYTFVPFGVGPRICIGMRLALMEAKMALVFMLQRFTFSPCSETEIPVELEQGAIIRAKNGIKLNNNKR; encoded by the exons ATGGATATTCTTGGATTTGTAACCGTACCAGGCTGGGTACTTACAATAATCATCATAAGTATAACTTTATATTT ATATTCGTTATGGCATCACAACCTATGGCGTCGTAATGGTGTTCCAGGACCTAGACCAACGCCTTTCCTTGGAGTCCTACCACTTAttaaaaaacat GGACTAGCAAAAGCAGACCTGGAACTTGTAACGAAGTATGGATCAGTCGTAGG agTTTACAATGGTCTTTTACCTGTGTTGTTGGTGACTGATCCAGTAATGATCAAGGAAATTTTCATAAAAGAGTTTTCCAATTTCACAAATAGACCt ATTCCGTTCAAGATGGACAAAGAGACGGCATCTGGTGTTGGTACAGCCTTCGATAACCATTGGAAGTTTCTCCGTAGTACACTTTCTCCTACATTCTCATCCGGGAAACAAAAACTG ATGGTCCCCAAAATACATAGATGCTGTACAGACCTAGTTGAAAACATCCAACAGCAGCGAGAACAAGGACACGTCGACATGAAGGA AGTATGTGGAGCTTATACTATGGATGTTATCGCTAGTACTGCATTTGGTATAGATGTCAATTCACAGAAAGATCCAAACAATCAATTCGTAAAGCACGCAAAAGAGGCAGCTCTTGGAcagatatttaaatttaaatttcttcTTATTA TGTTGTTTCCGTTTTTGAAAAACTTGGTTTCCGTGCAATTGTCGTCGAAAGCAGTtaatgatttcttcaaaaatgttgTAGATTCTGCAATTGAACTAAGAAAAAAAGGACAAGAA GTTTACAACGATTTTCTACAACTGATGTTAAACGCTCGCCATGATGGTACACAGTCAGATTACTTTACCAAGGGGGATGTTCAAGAGTTTAAAAATAGAG gATTGAACAATATAGAATTAAAAGAAAATGCTGTGACGTTTTTCATTGCTGGGTACGACACAACAGCTAATACCTTGTCCTTTGCGTGCTATTGTCTAGCCACTAACCAAGACGTGCAAGGCAAATGtattgacgaaatagaaaatgtTCTACAAGGT GGCACACCACAGATGGAAGACCTTGTCAAATTAGAATATTTAGATAGATTTTTTAATGAGGTACTTCGCCTCTACGGTGCAGcatcaag ATTTCACCGAGCTGCAAGAGAGGGTATGACAGTCTGCGGTGTTCATATTCCTAAAGGTGTTAATGTTGGTGTGCCTGTTTATGCCTTACATAGAAATCCTAAATACTGGCCGGACCCGGAAAGATTCGACCCGGATAG GTTTACTGACGAGAACAAAGCTAAAAGACCAGAGTATACATTTGTTCCATTTGGTGTAGGTCCAAGAATATGTATTGGAATGAGATTGGCATTGATGGAAGCTAAAATGGCGCTAGTGTTTATGTTACAGAGGTTTACTTTTTCACCCTGTAGTGAAACAGAG ATCCCTGTCGAACTGGAACAAGGAGCAATAATTCGAGCCAAGAACGGAATCAAATTGAATAACAACAAACGATAG
- the LOC143057516 gene encoding cationic amino acid transporter 4-like isoform X2 encodes MSSKAKECLHGMVKAMTRKKKLTDDMYETPLKRCLTTFDLTLLGIGHMIGAGVYVLTGTVVKDLAGPSAILSYLFAGFVALLAALCYSEFGARVPKAGSAYTYTFVAIGELMGFIIGWNIILEHLLGASSVARAWSGAIDSLFNGAIRNGTIEHIGHLGKDSKWISDYPDFIAFAISIIIFIVIASGAKFTMNFNNVFTLINAIVIIFVICAGFYFADLANWTDPKRGGFFPHGFGGTLSGTATCFFAFVGFEGIAVAGEEAKKPEKSIPFGTFLALSIVSLLYVLATISLTLMVPYTEVSPTAAFPMAFATRGAHWIKVIVAFGTLFGLTTSLLGSAFSVTRAIYAMASDGLLFSVLGYVHPRTQTPVVGIAVFGLISAFMSLMFEIETLVEFMSIGTLSAYTIVAAAVIIVRYQSVGDCQFKLKPEEEDLDTAASGVNEESAIIKKSKSHDDFGKLKEKLRHLPILKTVPAGRAALYATYSIIVCIISFCLVLIVGFDYLRDGAWWAILLEILFAAGMVVCYLIMIAHEKNDAFITFQMPFVPVIPCLSMFCNVCLMMTLNHLTWIRLAIWIAIGLLLYFCYGIWHSHERNQPEVYDQMINYTGDAELTTSMQRLEEDIREQQPKRNTEEAYVQDSYGSM; translated from the exons ATGTCATCAAAGgcgaaggaatgtttacatggcATGGTCAAGGCCATGACGCGCAAGAAAAAACTCACAGATGATATGTACGAGACCCCATTAAAAAGATGCCTAACAACCTTTGATCTCACGTTACTTGGAATTGGTCACATGATAGGTGCTGGAGTCTATGTTCTAACTGGAACCGTTGTCAAGGATTTAGCTGGACCGTCTGCTATTTTGTCCTACCTCTTTGCGGGCTTTGTTGCTTTGCTAGCTGCCCTTTGTTATTCGGAATTTGGCGCCAGAGTACCAAAAGCGGGATCGGCATACACGTACACGTTTGTTGCTATTGGAGAACTTATGGGTTTCATAATTGGATGGAATATTATTCTAGAACATTTACTAGGAGCATCATCTGTAGCCCGAGCCTGGAGTGGTGCAATTGATTCTTTATTTAATGGTGCTATCAGAAATGGTACTATAGAACATATCGGACACTTAGGAAAAGATTCCAAGTGGATCTCTGATTATCCCGATTTTATCGCATTCGCAATATCCattatcatttttattgtaaTAGCATCTGGAGCAAAGTTTACAATGAACTTCAACAACGTTTTTACTTTAATCAACGCAATTGTTATAATATTCGTCATTTGCGCTGGATTTTACTTCGCTGATCTTGCAAACTGGACTGATCCAAAAAGAGGCGGATTCTTCCCGCATGGTTTCGGAGGAACACTATCTGGTACAGCTACGTGCTTCTTTGCATTCGTAGGTTTTGAAGGAATTGCAGTTGCTGGGGAAGAAGCGAAAAAGCCCGAAAAGTCTATCCCATTCGGCACTTTTCTTGCGTTGTCTATCGTATCCCTACTATATGTGCTAGCAACAATTTCTTTAACCCTTATGGTACCGTACACTGAAGTATCTCCAACAGCAGCATTTCCGATGGCCTTTGCAACACGTGGAGCTCATTGGATAAAAGTAATTGTAGCATTTGGTACTCTCTTTGGACTTACAACTTCACTGTTAGGATCTGCTTTCTCCGTCACAAGAGCAATTTATGCAATGGCTTCAGATGgtttgttgttttctgttttagGTTATGTTCATCCAAGAACACAAACACCCGTCGTGGGAATTGCCGTCTTTGGATTGATATCAGCGTTTATGTCACTGATGTTTGAAATCGAAACACTTGTAGAGTTTATGTCGATTGGAACACTGTCTGCGTACACTATCGTAGCTGCTGCTGTTATAATCGTTCGGTACCAGTCTGTTGGAGACTGCCAGTTTAAATTGAAACCGGAAGAGGAAGATTTAGATACAGCTGCTTCCGGTGTTAATGAAGAAAGTGCAATAATTAAAAAATCCAAAAGTCATGACGATTTTGGAAAGTTGAAAGAAAAACTACGCCATCTTCCAATTCTTAAAACAGTACCAGCAGGCAGAGCAGCTCTGTATGCCACATATTCCATTATCGTTTGTATTATATCTTTCTGTTTAGTTTTGATAGTAGGATTTGATTATCTCCGAGACGGTGCTTGGTGGGCTATACTGTTAGAAATACTGTTTGCAGCTGGTATGGTTGTTTGCTATCTAATCATGATTGCACACGAGAAAAATGATGCATTTATAACATTTCAG ATGCCATTTGTTCCAGTAATACCATGTCTAAGTATGTTTTGTAATGTATGTCTGATGATGACATTGAACCACCTGACGTGGATTCGACTTGCCATTTGGATTGCTATAG GTTTACTGCTGTATTTCTGTTATGGTATCTGGCACAGTCACGAGCGTAATCAACCGGAAGTCTATGATCAGATGATAAATTATACAGGCGATGCAGAACTGACTACTTCAATGCAAAGATTGGAGGAAGACATACGAGAGCAACAACCAAAACGTAACACAGAAGAAGCTTACGTCCAAGATTCATATGGATCTATGTAA
- the LOC143057516 gene encoding cationic amino acid transporter 4-like isoform X1 — protein MTEGETMSSKAKECLHGMVKAMTRKKKLTDDMYETPLKRCLTTFDLTLLGIGHMIGAGVYVLTGTVVKDLAGPSAILSYLFAGFVALLAALCYSEFGARVPKAGSAYTYTFVAIGELMGFIIGWNIILEHLLGASSVARAWSGAIDSLFNGAIRNGTIEHIGHLGKDSKWISDYPDFIAFAISIIIFIVIASGAKFTMNFNNVFTLINAIVIIFVICAGFYFADLANWTDPKRGGFFPHGFGGTLSGTATCFFAFVGFEGIAVAGEEAKKPEKSIPFGTFLALSIVSLLYVLATISLTLMVPYTEVSPTAAFPMAFATRGAHWIKVIVAFGTLFGLTTSLLGSAFSVTRAIYAMASDGLLFSVLGYVHPRTQTPVVGIAVFGLISAFMSLMFEIETLVEFMSIGTLSAYTIVAAAVIIVRYQSVGDCQFKLKPEEEDLDTAASGVNEESAIIKKSKSHDDFGKLKEKLRHLPILKTVPAGRAALYATYSIIVCIISFCLVLIVGFDYLRDGAWWAILLEILFAAGMVVCYLIMIAHEKNDAFITFQMPFVPVIPCLSMFCNVCLMMTLNHLTWIRLAIWIAIGLLLYFCYGIWHSHERNQPEVYDQMINYTGDAELTTSMQRLEEDIREQQPKRNTEEAYVQDSYGSM, from the exons AAGGAGAGACCATGTCATCAAAGgcgaaggaatgtttacatggcATGGTCAAGGCCATGACGCGCAAGAAAAAACTCACAGATGATATGTACGAGACCCCATTAAAAAGATGCCTAACAACCTTTGATCTCACGTTACTTGGAATTGGTCACATGATAGGTGCTGGAGTCTATGTTCTAACTGGAACCGTTGTCAAGGATTTAGCTGGACCGTCTGCTATTTTGTCCTACCTCTTTGCGGGCTTTGTTGCTTTGCTAGCTGCCCTTTGTTATTCGGAATTTGGCGCCAGAGTACCAAAAGCGGGATCGGCATACACGTACACGTTTGTTGCTATTGGAGAACTTATGGGTTTCATAATTGGATGGAATATTATTCTAGAACATTTACTAGGAGCATCATCTGTAGCCCGAGCCTGGAGTGGTGCAATTGATTCTTTATTTAATGGTGCTATCAGAAATGGTACTATAGAACATATCGGACACTTAGGAAAAGATTCCAAGTGGATCTCTGATTATCCCGATTTTATCGCATTCGCAATATCCattatcatttttattgtaaTAGCATCTGGAGCAAAGTTTACAATGAACTTCAACAACGTTTTTACTTTAATCAACGCAATTGTTATAATATTCGTCATTTGCGCTGGATTTTACTTCGCTGATCTTGCAAACTGGACTGATCCAAAAAGAGGCGGATTCTTCCCGCATGGTTTCGGAGGAACACTATCTGGTACAGCTACGTGCTTCTTTGCATTCGTAGGTTTTGAAGGAATTGCAGTTGCTGGGGAAGAAGCGAAAAAGCCCGAAAAGTCTATCCCATTCGGCACTTTTCTTGCGTTGTCTATCGTATCCCTACTATATGTGCTAGCAACAATTTCTTTAACCCTTATGGTACCGTACACTGAAGTATCTCCAACAGCAGCATTTCCGATGGCCTTTGCAACACGTGGAGCTCATTGGATAAAAGTAATTGTAGCATTTGGTACTCTCTTTGGACTTACAACTTCACTGTTAGGATCTGCTTTCTCCGTCACAAGAGCAATTTATGCAATGGCTTCAGATGgtttgttgttttctgttttagGTTATGTTCATCCAAGAACACAAACACCCGTCGTGGGAATTGCCGTCTTTGGATTGATATCAGCGTTTATGTCACTGATGTTTGAAATCGAAACACTTGTAGAGTTTATGTCGATTGGAACACTGTCTGCGTACACTATCGTAGCTGCTGCTGTTATAATCGTTCGGTACCAGTCTGTTGGAGACTGCCAGTTTAAATTGAAACCGGAAGAGGAAGATTTAGATACAGCTGCTTCCGGTGTTAATGAAGAAAGTGCAATAATTAAAAAATCCAAAAGTCATGACGATTTTGGAAAGTTGAAAGAAAAACTACGCCATCTTCCAATTCTTAAAACAGTACCAGCAGGCAGAGCAGCTCTGTATGCCACATATTCCATTATCGTTTGTATTATATCTTTCTGTTTAGTTTTGATAGTAGGATTTGATTATCTCCGAGACGGTGCTTGGTGGGCTATACTGTTAGAAATACTGTTTGCAGCTGGTATGGTTGTTTGCTATCTAATCATGATTGCACACGAGAAAAATGATGCATTTATAACATTTCAG ATGCCATTTGTTCCAGTAATACCATGTCTAAGTATGTTTTGTAATGTATGTCTGATGATGACATTGAACCACCTGACGTGGATTCGACTTGCCATTTGGATTGCTATAG GTTTACTGCTGTATTTCTGTTATGGTATCTGGCACAGTCACGAGCGTAATCAACCGGAAGTCTATGATCAGATGATAAATTATACAGGCGATGCAGAACTGACTACTTCAATGCAAAGATTGGAGGAAGACATACGAGAGCAACAACCAAAACGTAACACAGAAGAAGCTTACGTCCAAGATTCATATGGATCTATGTAA